From a region of the Babylonia areolata isolate BAREFJ2019XMU chromosome 25, ASM4173473v1, whole genome shotgun sequence genome:
- the LOC143299544 gene encoding uncharacterized protein LOC143299544 isoform X2 — protein MCEGLFTFCAMLIWFFTATQATQVDQNTYEDGRKQFELIQHQSELPHYGQCWKDAVILMQSGCKRLTDNVQGRLALAYLNCFLDLQGRRKYECDQDDTLETCTKTLEDADRASFTTFFTHTQNICYFLRAQVWNEMTEKTISVLAESSSHVAAQLQKSSHLQTKIMEQQNDSLQNQKILIENAANLTNTLSSSSTEINRLFQSFKETTQEQRLLITDVFDQLASLKQTVLGEFSGFYSILYYFFSVLVSYLLTSTTRTGGARFWLFSIVTVSIFCEYFITSWSPYFLEWTSLQLQDHDDWMYWIRNSCRKLFAVTGLIVLAVFAYTYHDINAANNQLLVEIRKQNSDLKRLLHGSQLMSVEAQPNGFAGGDRSMALECSTSHSDTETSDSDAEDSSSDRTYILQETGSSLADTDSYFTADTIHGSSASALTKASLMEELRDLRSTTPLKEMRGQMERWITTGGYSQLSSNGAVPAMSSSSDMNRKPLGSPYSLRPRRGRVSGSPTPAIQVESPRSFGRTVRQLERIAEKNSRMVRAAVSGKAANR, from the exons ATGTGCGAGGGATTGTTTACATTTTGTGCAATGTTGATCTGGTTTTTCACAGCTACACAGGCTACGCAAGTGGATCAAAATACTTATGAAGATGGTAGGAAACAGTTCGAACTGATACAACACCAGTCAGAACTGCCACACTACGGACAGTGCTGGAAAGATGCCGTGATACTAATGCAGAGTGGATGTAAAAGATTAACCGACAACGTTCAAGGCCGCCTGGCTCTCGCTTACCTCAACTGTTTCCTTGATCTGCAAGGCAGGCGAAAATATGAATGCGACCAAGATGACACCTTAGAGACGTGCACCAAAACCTTGGAAGACGCTGATCGAGCCTCATTCACAACTTTCTTTACCCACACCCAAAACATTTGCTATTTCCTGCGAGCTCAGGTATGGAATGAAATGACTGAGAAGACTATTTCTGTGCTCGCTGAAAGTTCATCCCATGTGGCAGCACAACTGCAGAAGTCTTCCCATCTTCAGACTAAAATAATGGAGCAACAGAATGACAGCCTGCAAAATCAAAAAATCCTTATTGAAAATGCTGCAAATCTCACAAACACATTGTCCAGCTCATCCACTGAAATAAATCGCCTGTTTCAGTCTTTCAAAGAAACTACACAAGAGCAACGTCTGTTGATCACAGATGTCTTTGACCAGCTGGCAAGTTTGAAACAAACTGTCCTGGGAGAATTTTCTGGTTTCTATTCCATTCTGTACTATTTTTTCTCAGTTCTTGTTTCTTACTTACTGACTTCCACAACACGTACTGGTGGGGCAAGATTCTGGCTCTTCAGTATTGTGACAGTCAGCATTTTCTGTGAATATTTCATCACCTCATGGTCCCCTTACTTCCTTGAATGGACCTCATTGCAGCTTCAGGATCATGAT GACTGGATGTACTGGATCCGGAACAGTTGTCGGAAGCTGTTTGCTGTGACAGGTCTCATTGTGCTGGCGGTGTTTGCCTACACCTACCACGACATCAACGCCGCCAATAACCAGTTGCTGGTGGAGATCAGGAAACAGAATTCAGACCTCAAACGTCTGCTGCATG GTTCTCAGCTGATGTCTGTGGAAGCACAACCAAATGGGTTTGCAG GAGGTGACAGAAGCATGGCTTTAGAGTGCAGCACCAGTCACTCTGATACTGAAACCTCCGACTCTGACGCAGAGGACTCCAGCTCCGACAGAACATACATCCTACAAGAAACAGGATCCAGCCTGGCCGACACAGACAGCTACTTCACCGCTGACACCATACACGGCAGCAGCGCTAGCGCCTTGACGAAAGCGTCATTGATGGAAGAACTTCGGGACCTTCGAAGCACGACGCCACTGAAGGAAATGAGGGGACAGATGGAGCGGTGGATAACGACAGGGGGGTACTCCCAGCTATCATCAAACGGGGCTGTCCCTGCTATGAGCAGTTCGTCTGATATG aacagGAAACCCTTGGGATCACCCTACAGCCTACGGCCCCGCAGAGGCAGAGTTTCAGGCAGTCCAACTCCGGCCATCCAGGTGGAGTCGCCTCGCAGTTTTGGCAGGACTGTCAGGCAGCTGGAGAGGATTGCAGAGAAAAACAGTCGCATGGTACGCGCTGCGGTCTCTGGCAAGGCAGCAAACAGATAA
- the LOC143299544 gene encoding uncharacterized protein LOC143299544 isoform X1 has product MCEGLFTFCAMLIWFFTATQATQVDQNTYEDGRKQFELIQHQSELPHYGQCWKDAVILMQSGCKRLTDNVQGRLALAYLNCFLDLQGRRKYECDQDDTLETCTKTLEDADRASFTTFFTHTQNICYFLRAQVWNEMTEKTISVLAESSSHVAAQLQKSSHLQTKIMEQQNDSLQNQKILIENAANLTNTLSSSSTEINRLFQSFKETTQEQRLLITDVFDQLASLKQTVLGEFSGFYSILYYFFSVLVSYLLTSTTRTGGARFWLFSIVTVSIFCEYFITSWSPYFLEWTSLQLQDHDDWMYWIRNSCRKLFAVTGLIVLAVFAYTYHDINAANNQLLVEIRKQNSDLKRLLHGSQLMSVEAQPNGFAGGDRSMALECSTSHSDTETSDSDAEDSSSDRTYILQETGSSLADTDSYFTADTIHGSSASALTKASLMEELRDLRSTTPLKEMRGQMERWITTGGYSQLSSNGAVPAMSSSSDMETLGITLQPTAPQRQSFRQSNSGHPGGVASQFWQDCQAAGEDCREKQSHGTRCGLWQGSKQIRPHAKLLLYSLSVHPPM; this is encoded by the exons ATGTGCGAGGGATTGTTTACATTTTGTGCAATGTTGATCTGGTTTTTCACAGCTACACAGGCTACGCAAGTGGATCAAAATACTTATGAAGATGGTAGGAAACAGTTCGAACTGATACAACACCAGTCAGAACTGCCACACTACGGACAGTGCTGGAAAGATGCCGTGATACTAATGCAGAGTGGATGTAAAAGATTAACCGACAACGTTCAAGGCCGCCTGGCTCTCGCTTACCTCAACTGTTTCCTTGATCTGCAAGGCAGGCGAAAATATGAATGCGACCAAGATGACACCTTAGAGACGTGCACCAAAACCTTGGAAGACGCTGATCGAGCCTCATTCACAACTTTCTTTACCCACACCCAAAACATTTGCTATTTCCTGCGAGCTCAGGTATGGAATGAAATGACTGAGAAGACTATTTCTGTGCTCGCTGAAAGTTCATCCCATGTGGCAGCACAACTGCAGAAGTCTTCCCATCTTCAGACTAAAATAATGGAGCAACAGAATGACAGCCTGCAAAATCAAAAAATCCTTATTGAAAATGCTGCAAATCTCACAAACACATTGTCCAGCTCATCCACTGAAATAAATCGCCTGTTTCAGTCTTTCAAAGAAACTACACAAGAGCAACGTCTGTTGATCACAGATGTCTTTGACCAGCTGGCAAGTTTGAAACAAACTGTCCTGGGAGAATTTTCTGGTTTCTATTCCATTCTGTACTATTTTTTCTCAGTTCTTGTTTCTTACTTACTGACTTCCACAACACGTACTGGTGGGGCAAGATTCTGGCTCTTCAGTATTGTGACAGTCAGCATTTTCTGTGAATATTTCATCACCTCATGGTCCCCTTACTTCCTTGAATGGACCTCATTGCAGCTTCAGGATCATGAT GACTGGATGTACTGGATCCGGAACAGTTGTCGGAAGCTGTTTGCTGTGACAGGTCTCATTGTGCTGGCGGTGTTTGCCTACACCTACCACGACATCAACGCCGCCAATAACCAGTTGCTGGTGGAGATCAGGAAACAGAATTCAGACCTCAAACGTCTGCTGCATG GTTCTCAGCTGATGTCTGTGGAAGCACAACCAAATGGGTTTGCAG GAGGTGACAGAAGCATGGCTTTAGAGTGCAGCACCAGTCACTCTGATACTGAAACCTCCGACTCTGACGCAGAGGACTCCAGCTCCGACAGAACATACATCCTACAAGAAACAGGATCCAGCCTGGCCGACACAGACAGCTACTTCACCGCTGACACCATACACGGCAGCAGCGCTAGCGCCTTGACGAAAGCGTCATTGATGGAAGAACTTCGGGACCTTCGAAGCACGACGCCACTGAAGGAAATGAGGGGACAGATGGAGCGGTGGATAACGACAGGGGGGTACTCCCAGCTATCATCAAACGGGGCTGTCCCTGCTATGAGCAGTTCGTCTGATATG GAAACCCTTGGGATCACCCTACAGCCTACGGCCCCGCAGAGGCAGAGTTTCAGGCAGTCCAACTCCGGCCATCCAGGTGGAGTCGCCTCGCAGTTTTGGCAGGACTGTCAGGCAGCTGGAGAGGATTGCAGAGAAAAACAGTCGCATGGTACGCGCTGCGGTCTCTGGCAAGGCAGCAAACAGATAAGACCACACGCCAAACTGCTGCTGTACAGCCTAAGTGTCCATCCACCGATGTAA